In a genomic window of Salmo trutta chromosome 32, fSalTru1.1, whole genome shotgun sequence:
- the LOC115171269 gene encoding 60S ribosomal protein L23, producing the protein MSKRGRGGSSGAKFRISLGLPVGAVINCADNTGAKNLYIISVKGIKGRLNRLPAAGVGDMVMATVKKGKPELRKKVHPAVVIRQRKSYRRKDGVFLYFEDNAGVIVNVKGEMKGSAITGPVAKECADLWPRIASNAGSIA; encoded by the exons GACGTGGTGGGTCATCTGGGGCGAAGTTTCGCATCTCGCTGGGTCTCCCAGTGGGCGCCGTCATAAACTGCGCTGACAACACAG GTGCCAAGAACCTGTACATCATCTCTGTCAAGGGCATCAAGGGACGTCTGAACCGTCTGCCCGCTGCTGGTGTGGGTGACATGGTCATGGCCACTGTCAAGAAAGGCAAACCAGAACTCAGAAAAAAGG TGCATCCTGCGGTTGTGATACGGCAGCGGAAGTCGTATCGGCGAAAGGATGGTGTGTTTCTCTACTTTGAAGACAATGCGGGGGTCATAGTGAATGTCAAAGGAGAAATGAAAG GTTCGGCCATCACAGGTCCGGTGGCCAAGGAATGTGCAGACCTGTGGCCCAGGATTGCTTCAAATGCTGGCAGCATAGCGTGA